A section of the Triticum dicoccoides isolate Atlit2015 ecotype Zavitan chromosome 7A, WEW_v2.0, whole genome shotgun sequence genome encodes:
- the LOC119333573 gene encoding agamous-like MADS-box protein AGL61 produces the protein MTQPPRLLPVVERATTTLPPLGKKTKGRQRRENRRVEDKESRQVTFSKRKSGLWKKAAELALLCRASLAIVVFSEAGKAFAFGSPSADAVLACADVDGDALAPVPAADDVEWEALEALCRETGAKGLEVAAEAERMSAVGKKVVEVQTQAGKRFWWEADVEALGEAELPVFARALQRLRDNVRRHADKMPSAAPQPH, from the coding sequence ATGACGCAGCCGCCGCGTCTCCTCCCCGTAGTTGAGCGAGCGACCACGACGCTGCCGCCGCTTGGCAAGAAGACGAAGGGACGGCAGCGCAGGGAGAACCGCCGGGTGGAGGACAAGGAGTCGCGGCAGGTGACCTTCTCCAAGCGAAAGTCCGGGCTCTGGAAGAAGGCCGCGGAGCTCGCCTTGCTCTGCCGCGCCAGCCTCGCCATCGTCGTCTTCTCCGAGGCCGGCAAGGCGTTCGCCTTCGGCAGCCCCTCCGCCGACGCCGTCCTGGCCTGCGCCGACGTCGACGGCGACGCCCTTGCTCCTGTTCCTGCCGCCGACGACGTGGAGTGGGAGGCCCTGGAAGCGCTGTGCCGGGAGACGGGGGCCAAGGGCCTGGAGGTCGCGGCGGAGGCCGAGCGGATGAGCGCCGTCGGGAAGAAGGTGGTGGAGGTGCAGACGCAGGCGGGGAAGCGCTTCTGGTGGGAGGCAGACGTGGAGGCGCTCGGGGAGGCGGAGCTGCCGGTGTTCGCCAGGGCGCTCCAGCGCCTCCGGGACAACGTGCGCCGCCACGCCGACAAGATGCCCTCCGCTGCACCACAGCCTCATTAG